The region GTACCAGGAACAGGACCTGTGATTCTTTCAAAGCAACAGCAGTGAAGCCACAGCTCACCCCAGAACAGGTCCTCATGGGCCCCACATCCATCCCCCCTGTGCACCTTGTTCTGGCCAAAGGACACAAGTCCTCGAACTCATCCCTCATCATTTCCTTTAAGTGGATCTGTgtcatattttttgttgttgttgttgttgtttttcttattatccAGTACCCATCATATCAATGGCTCCTTCCAAACTAAGGAAAGAagagttccattttatttttttaaataagtttattttttattggtgttcaatatgccaacatacagaataacacccagtgctcatcccatcaagtgtccccctcagtgcccatcacccattcacccccaccccccgccctcctccccttccaccacccctagttcgtttcccagagttaggagtctttatgttctttctccctttctgatatatcctacccatttcttctcccttcccttctattccctttcactattatttatattccccaaatgaatgagaccatataatgtttgtccttctctgattgactcatttcactcagcataatagcctccagttccatccacgtcgaagcaaatggtgggtatttgtcatttctaatggctgagtaatattccattgtatacataaaccacatcttctttatccattcatcttttgatggacaccgaggctccttccacagtttggccattgtggacattgctgctagaaacattggggtgcaggtgtcctggtgtttcattgcatctgaatctttggggtaaatccccaacagtgcaattgctgggtcatagggcagaagAGTTCCATTTTAGCGTTTTAAGCAGAGAAAGGATTTCTTGCTACACGCTTTAGGCAATTTTCTCAGGTAGAACAGTTGTCACAACAAGGAAAATAGCAGGAGTCACAGAAAACCACTTCAGTCCTTGAGAACCCAGAAGGGAAATGGAAGAACCTGCAAGGCAGGGTGACCCAGGAACATGACTGGGTAGTGATTCAGCGCCTAAGACCTGGGTAACTGCCACTTTCCCCATGCTGAGCACGAAGACAGGGAGACCTGTGGGAACAAGCAGCGCACACGATGTGCGAGGAGCAGCTTAAACTGCGGACGGCTCTTGTAAGAAAAGCAATTTCTGAGCGTCTTGTACAAGGATGGATCTGGTTCTTATTTGTGAAGCTACAGAGAAGCAGGTCAGAGCACTTAGTCTCACGGCTCCAGGCCTGGCTCGTACCAGGGAAGTCTATTAAAGGCCTCTGCTCTAAGGAGAGGGCTTGCAGTTTGGGGTTTCATATGGGAAACTCTGGAGGGGTCAGAGGTTACAGCAAGATGTTCTTAAGTTTGGGATATGTATGCCTCAGCTCAGACTTGAGATGAAGTGAGGATggaaaagatttttctcttattttcacttCAGAGCACCAGCGTGTGGTCCCACCTGGAGGGTCACGCCGAGACGTTCTAGTATTCATGGCACTTTCTATTGTTTACGATGAACAGGTGTCCAAGGACACTCGAAGCACAGAAGGAAAGCACAACATGACCCGAGTCACTCTTACCCTTACCTTGACAGGACCAAGTAACTAACTTATACACAGAACTCTGTgttccagaactttccatctaGATTTTGTCTGGCTgtggcccttcccccagaagccCAATACCAGAGATGCCGAGAGGTTCCCGTCACCCAGCTGGAACCGTGGCAAAGCACACGTGTCCTGTCACAACCACTGGATCAAGGAGCAACATTACCAAGGTTCTGGGTAAACCGCACTGGGGCCCCGAGTCTGCGGGGCCGACCCAGCCGTGTCTGGAGTCAGGAGGCAGCGGCACGCACGCAGCCCTCACTTGGAGCTTGAGCTGACGCAGCGACTCCTCCCTGCCGCCCCCCGGGGAGACGGTCCCACGTCCCTGCTGGGCACACGAGCCGAGCCAGGTGCTCCCTCGTGAGCACAGGTGGTACCCAGCGCGGGGCCGAGGGCGAGAAGGGCTACTGTGGCTTTACGTCATCCTCCCTAACTCGTGGGTGTATTCCCACAAAGGAAAAAGACTACCCACGCTCCCTTTCCCGGCCCTGCCCTCAAGCCCAATCCTCACCTCTCCGAACCCATGAGGTCTCCCGCCAGAAAAAACGAGACGAGCTTTTCCCGTAGGTGCAGGGCTGCCCCACGTTTCACttgcattttcaccaacagtTTGCGAGGACAACACACTGACACGGATTAAGAATAAAAGACGGCGCCGCGTGACAGGTAACACATCTTCCTCTGCGTGGAGctgtttttcccccagaaaacaaGGCCCAACCCACGTGAGACCAAGGTTAACCCTGCAGTCCTTGCAGGACCCGTTGGTAATGAGATCCCCTGGCTCGTTTCAGGATTCTGACTCGACACGGACCCGCAGGATGCACAGTCAGTCTCTTGGCAAATCAACCCAGGAGACAAAAGCAAGGCAGACAGTCCCCTGAGAGTCCCTTCCAAATCACAGCTTAAGGGGGCGACTCCTCCAAAGGCACAGCCAACAGGACCAGAGATGCTCAGTGTGAGCGTGTCACCTTGCGCTTCAGCCAGAATCCAGGGGCACGTAAGTAACCTAATAATCTAGAGAGCTGACCTAGAACCTAAGACCGAGCTCTAGAGACACCAAGACTCTTacttcttttacaaaaaaaaaaaaaaaaaaaaacagcaatctGTTTTCTTGGCTTTGCAGTGATTTTCTGCAAATAAATCAAGACTGCCCAGTATGCTCGAAAACCTAGAACGAACACAAGCAGACCCCACAGACTCGAGGCAGGTGGATTTCTGGGTAAGAGAAGATTCCGTCCCAAAGAAAAGTCACCACTCTTTCGTTTAATTCAAATAGTTCCATGTAATCCTCAGTTTCCCAACTCCTCCCCCGCTGGCTCCCTAGGTCTATTTGGTTTAAAATGAAAGGCAAAGTAAAGGACAGGGCAAGAGTCTAGCAAAaaacaatcacacacacaccaaaacaaaacaaaaaacaacaacaaaaaatttttgttttgttttttgtgggttggttggttgtttttaaaacaactccccgccccccccaaaaaataaaaataataaaaataaaacaactcccAATTCCTTCATACACAAAATGTCATCACAGGGGCTCAGCCTACCTGGTGTAATTCAggtctttttaaaacacagattctgtTTCCAGACACACAGTTTACTTATAGAGATTTAGGCATTTATAAGTACCTATGGCTTTTGtcagaatttcttccttttgcaaaTGGTGTTTCCTTTACACCCTCAGTATGTTTTCCcctctatttgtctttttctcctagTAGAAATATCGGCTTCATGACTACAATTTTGATGCATGAGCACATTTCCATATTCTTATTCCCCCACAGGGTTCTTATCCTTCTGGAATGTATAAATCATCTTGAAAGCTCTCTGCGCTATACGGTGCTTTCAGGATTATCTACTGGTGGGTCCCTTACTCAGAAACACCCTTAGGGTGCGGCCACGGGAGAGCTCAGGTTTGGGTGGGAGCAGGGCTGCTTCATGGGTGCCCAGCTGCAGTCACCTCTGGCCGGACAGACCCAGAAAGGCGACCAGTAGGGGAAATGGGGGGGCCCTCCAGGGTCAAAATCGTCCCCAAGTTCACGGACCCACGTTCTGACTGCTGAGTGCTCATCCTAGGCAATCCACATGGGTAGCGCCCAGGTGCCCACTGCACACCCTCTGGGCACCAAGGTGCCCCGTgacctcctctcccttcccacagGAGCTCGGCATCTGGGGCCCCCAGAGGGCTTCAGTGTGAGAACTAAGACGAAGGAGGATCGACAGTAGCACTGACTCCCATATCCCAAACTTCCCATCCCATCCTCTGGGGCCCCCCTCACCTCTGGAGACAGCAACAGGCCCGCATCTGTCATCTGAGCCAGACGTGGCTCCCCCATAATCATTTTGGAAGCTTCTACACCTTCGGAGAGGCCAAGAAGTGAGGTAAGGGGGCGATCGCCCTTGATCTGAGTGCGATGCTCCAACGTCACCGGAAGCAGAGCAAGATGCAGAGAAACAGAGCTTCTAGGGGGGAATATGGTTGGGAAGGACCCTAGGCAAAGTCAGGGGGTGCAGAGGACACCTCACCGGAGGAAGCATCGCTGGCCCCCGGGGAGGGCCCAACCTGCAGGGTGAAGCCCAGGGAGCACACACGCGGCCCCTTCCTCACACCTTCCCCCACGGAGATGCTGATGCAGGGAGCAGGGCCTTGGGCGTCTCCACCCTTCCGTGCGCTCCCGGGTCTTCGTCCACAGGGGAACATCGGCGTTTGCTTCCAAGTTTCTGGAAGGTCTTAAGGATGGCCTTGCGGGGCCGTCTGCAGGGCTGTCCAGGTGCATGCCCCAAGCAGTCAAGTCCTGCTCCATGAGCTCCTCCGAGTGAATTCGCATTTACTGCAGGCGCACTCACAACAGATCTCCCGCTGCTTTGGGGTAAAAGCAGCACTACTTTGCAGGCCCTAATTTAAAGACACCAGGTGTTATTTATTCGGGGTTTTTCCCCTCCTCCTGACAACTCAGTTCagtattttctcctcttccccacaaGGAGGACACATGTTGCTTCCCCGGCTCTGTACGTCCCTCACCATTTAGTATCACTCGTCACAACAGGCTcaacaagaaacaaaaggcagaaacaacagTTTCTGATCCATGACCTACTGAAATTCTTTGTCATGACCCATAACTGGGTTTCCCTGCGTGGACTCCACAGAAACTGACCGGCCACCCACCACTGCCTCCTTCAATCTGACACCCAGTCTGAGTTCTCCAGCTTCTATTTATGACCTATACTTTTACgccccaaaatattttaaaacaagggTCACAATCCCATCAATACATGTAAAAAGTCAAGTTTCTTATAACTTCACTCCCACCATTTCTCCTGTAACAGTGAACACATCAAACGTCGGGTAGCTCTTGGACTGTTCCTTGCATGTATAGTTTATGTGCATTCacacactttgatttttttttaaagattttatttgttcatgagagacacacacagagaggcggagacacaggcagagggagaagcaggctccatgcagggagcccgacgcgggaccccggatcacgccctgggccgaaggcagatgctcaccagctgagccacccgggcgcccccacATTATAACCTCACTACTGCTGCTGACATGTCTCGCTCGGCGCAGCCCACACCTCCACCCGTGGCGACACAGCAGCACCATTCAGGGGCCGAAGGCTCCAGGCTGCCATCCAATGCCCTTGCCACGAGTCACACGCCGCCCTTCGGCCCTGATGCGCAGCCAGTGAGACGCGGAATCAAATGTCGAACTTCCAATCGCAGCTGTACCGCATCCTTTCTGCGCAGCTGCCTAGGGCCGCACGCTCACTCTGGAATCTTAACCTTTCCAGTTGGTCTTTTAATTTACTTTGCGGCACAGCCCTTCCTGCCCTAAACATTTGCCTCAGTTTCCAAGATGGAGCACTTTTTCTGGAAAATCTGCAACGTTTTCTAGATCGTGTTTTCTGGATTCCTAGTAGAGGTTTCCTTGATGGGCACCAGCTCTGCAGCTTGCTGTCCTCTTGTTCTTTAAAATGGCCCAAAACACCATCTGGTCCCCAGGGTCCCTCACCAAACTCCTAGGAAAGCTTGTGTGACCAGGTCTTCCCTGCCTCGCCTCCTGCCAGCCCCCATCTGCACCGCACCTGCCGTCCCTGCCCGACACCACGAACACAGCCTGCACACCCGCCACTTCACGGTGGAGGTCCAGGGCTCTTGAGGGACTTTACATGACAACATGGAATACTTGATTTTAAGCTGTTAAGCTTCCTTATTCTTACAATTtcttctgccaaaaaaaaaaaaaaagtcagtgttttTATTCAGTTCCTCCTTTTCTATTACTGGTCCCTCTCCTCTCCCggtgacccccaccccacccttagTTTACTTGCCCCTAGACCCTCACGTCCCTCTTAGCACTTTTACAACAAAGCAGTTGCCAACACTTGGCCAAACATCCCGGCCGAGCCCAGAGCCTCAGCTTCACACCCATTAAACGTTCCCGAAGATCCGGCCCTGAGGTTAATTCACCCGACGCGGCTCTAGGTCTTTCCTGGCTCACAGCCACCCTCTACCGAGCAGCCCAGTAAAGCCCGACTTCCTGAGTTTCCTTGTCCCAGCTGCTCATCCTTCCCCCAGAAGAGACCCAGATGAGGCTGGGGTGCCAGGGGGTCAGGGCCTTGGGCGCCATCCTTTGAGGAAAAAGCCTCACACCGACGCCCTCCAAAGATAGCCTTCATGATGCTACTCTGAGAAGGTCCCTGTTGTGGTCTCCCCTTACGGGGACCCCTGAGCCAGAGGCTTAAGGGAAGTCGATCCCAGAGCGAGGAAGTGGGCGGGGAGAAGCCGGCCCACAACCTGCGCCAGCACCCCAACCATCCAGCAGGGTCCCTGAGTCCCTCCAGCCCTGCTCGAGTCCAGGTCGGGGTGGCAACTGCTCCATGCTGACTCCCTGCCTTGTTTTCAGACACAGAAACTGAAGAATGCAGGGACACAACCTCACAGAGGTGACCCAGTTTGTTTTCCTGGGATTCTCCAGATTTCGTGAACATCAGACCATCCTGTTTGTGGTTTTCCTCATCCTGTACACCTTCACCCTGACTGGCAATGCCATCATCGTGACCGTCGTCTGCACGGACCGCCACCTGCACACGCCCATGTACGTCTTCCTGAGCGTGCTGGCTGGTTCGGAGACCGCGTACACACTGGTCACCATCCCACGGATGCTGTCTGGTCTCCTAGCCCAGAACCAGCCCATCTCCTCGGcgggctgtgccacccagatgttcTTCTTCGTCGCCTTGGCCATCAACAACTGCTTCCTGCTCACGGCCATGGGCTACGACCGCTACGTGGCCATCTGCGACCCCCTGCGGTACACGGTTGTCATGAGCAAGAGGGTGTGTGTCCAGCTGATGTGTGGAGCCTCTGGCATCGGCCTGGCCATGGCAGTTGTCCAGGTGACCTCCATATTTACCTTACCCTTCTGTCACAGAGTGGACATTTCTTCTGTGACATCCTCCCGGTCCTAAAACTCTCCTGTATTGATACCACCGTCAATGAGATCATCAATTTTGTCGTCAGTTCATTTGTGATCCTGGTCCCCGTGGGGCTGGTCTTCATCTCCTACGTCCTCATCATCTCCACCATCCTCAGGATCCGCTCTGCCCACGGCCGGAAGAAGGCCTTTGCCACCTGCGCCTCCCACCTCACCGTGGTCATCGTCCACTACGGCTGCACCTCCATTGCCTACCTCAAGCCCAAGTCAGAGAACTCCATAGAACAAGACCTCCTCCTCTCTGTGACTTATACCATCATCACGCCCCTGCTCAACCCTGTTGTCTACAGCCTGAGGAACAAGGAGGTCAAAGACGCCCTCTGCAGAGCTGTGGGAAGAAACATCTAATACACTGATCGTGTCTGTTGGGGATCTCTACCCCTGAGCGACACACACCTTCACCGCCTCCCACCTTACAAGTGTGTCCTGTGCAGTCCCTCCTGCTGTGGGGTATGCCCGTCGGACTTCTGCACCCCCACCATAACAAATCTTAATCTTTGTTCCCATATATTCCAAGGTTTCATCCAGGCATTTTCATCTGGGTACCTGAAAGGTCAGGGAGGATGGGcctcatttttaagaaatcatatacatggggatccctgggtggctcagcagtttagcggctgccttcagcccagggtgtgatccgggagactcaggatcgagtcccacgtggggctccctgcatggagcctgcttctccctctgcctgtgtctctgcctctctctttctctgtgtctctcatgaataaataaataaaatcttaaaaaaaaaaaaaaagaaatcgtaTCTGCATTTCTAAAGTGAGGGAAGGAACCTCTTAAAAGCACATTAAATGTggtagttttataaaaataaaaatgcctgtaattttcataatataacctacagaaaattaaacaaaatcttgCCAACAAGGTAAAAACAGTCAATATTCAAATTATATCAGAACCTTTGGGAAAGGTGAgacatgtattaaaaaaaaaaaaaagttaacaaatttGTAAGACACTACTTTGGTCCTTGAAAGTTTAGCTTCCATTGTTGGATTTCTACTAAAGCCCTTGCTTCCATCAGCATGGTCCCCAGAGCGCTGGCCACGGCTGCACCCCACATACCCCTTGGGCAAATCTGACCATGCTCATCAGAATCTCCCTGGCTGCTGGTCTTCTCCATGGAGGCAGCTTCTCTCTCATCgttgtgaagaaaaataagttgGTCAAAAAGAGCGATGTTCTGTTTGGAGTGAGAACCATGGGAGTATTCTTTTGCACACCCCATGGCATCCTTGGGTAACaccaaaaaataggaaaaacaaccAAACACACATCAGCAGTCAGGAGTAGTTGCTCACCGAAAAaaggcttaaaagaaaaaaagaggcatcTATTCCTACTAGGCCTCCTAAGGAAAAGGTCCTCCCCCCAGAGCTTCTGGGAGCTTCTCTGGTTTCCTGCCTGCACATACCTCTTACTACCTCAGGTGACTGTGGGGAGGCTTAGAGGCTCAGTGCCGTGCCCCTTCTCCTCAGGATTGTTAGGGATGCTTCTCTGCCCGTTCCTTGATGCCATGTGTCTTTTTAAGGGAGTGCCTGCCTTTTCCTTCATCTGGGGAAGGGATGGTGACATCCAAGGAGCTCATCACGTAAGGTCTGGCTGTACAGATATCTGAAATTCTAGATGGGAAAACCATAGCTCTCTCAAGGTCTGGTCGGCTCTGTGTTTTGTCCTGCATCCTCTGAGATTTCTGCATCCTAGAAGCAAGCCCTCCTACGGGAGATTTTAAGAGGTCAAAAGCCCATCCAAGAGCCCCAGATCTGCTATAAGGCCTCCTCTGATGGCACCCTCAGGTTCTGCCCACCAGGAATCCCTCCCCCATGTGCAAAGACTGCAtcccctgggggtgagggggcaccCCTTcctccagaaggaaaggaaagtctcCGGGACTGTAGGACAGCACCACCCCACCTGCCACCAAGACTACCCATAGTGCCAGCTCTCATTACCCATCGTCCCCAATTCCCTCTGGACTAGCGATCCCTCTGTGCCCTCAGACCTGTCCTTGTGTGTAGAAAGGAGGCAGTAGGACCGGGAGGGCTGTTCCGAGCAGGCGGCCCAGGTGGGGACGAACCCACTCTAACCTGCCCAGTGGCAGCATCACCTCTCCCAGCTGCTGCTCCCCAGTCCCAGGACCAGAGCACAGGTCTTCCCCGGTATCCCctccacccagacacccctgatgGCAGCTGCTTCCCCAGCCACTTGTGCACGCAGAAGTTAAACATCAGAGCTGAGCCCAAGAGCAGCTGCCAGAGAAGAGTCCTAAACCCTAACGGAGAAACCTCTCCTCTAGATCCTCCAGACCATGGCCAACTAGCTGTCCAGGTTTCTAATTTTACAAGCTACTAACTTTTTAGATCAGCTGCTGCTGCATCAGCGTGGAGAGGGAAGAGGCCTGACTCCAGAAGCCTGGTCTGGGTCCTCGCTCTGTACCCAACAGCACCTTTGATGAATACGATGCTTAATCCTACCTTGCTGAACATGAAAAAAGTTTAAGTTTTTGTTAACTTACAGTGTAATAGTAGTTTCCGGTGTACAGTCTGGTGATTCCACACGTCCATACCTCACCCAATGCTCGTCCCTGGTGCcctccttgatccccatcaccggtttgccccctccccaccccctctgataaccaccagTCTGTTGGCCATAGGAAAGAAGAGTGCTTCCTGGTTGGCTTCTCtcttgggcaaaaaaaaaatatttttttaatcccctcGCCTGTATTCTGTGCAGACTTAGCTGGTTATAAACACTGCCTTACGTGGCCTTCCACAGCTCCGTTCACCTCCCTCCAACCCAGGCAACTGTTCTTTCTATGTGTCCTACGGTTATGTGTGTGGAAATTTGTTGGCGTGGCATTCTCCTCCTTACGCTTTTGCTGTTTGACTACGGGTAGGTCTCTCTCACCA is a window of Vulpes lagopus strain Blue_001 chromosome 11, ASM1834538v1, whole genome shotgun sequence DNA encoding:
- the LOC121472327 gene encoding LOW QUALITY PROTEIN: olfactory receptor 10J5-like (The sequence of the model RefSeq protein was modified relative to this genomic sequence to represent the inferred CDS: inserted 1 base in 1 codon), translating into MQGHNLTEVTQFVFLGFSRFREHQTILFVVFLILYTFTLTGNAIIVTVVCTDRHLHTPMYVFLSVLAGSETAYTLVTIPRMLSGLLAQNQPISSAGCATQMFFFVALAINNCFLLTAMGYDRYVAICDPLRYTVVMSKRVCVQLMCGASGIGLAMAVVQVTSIFTLPFCHRVXHFFCDILPVLKLSCIDTTVNEIINFVVSSFVILVPVGLVFISYVLIISTILRIRSAHGRKKAFATCASHLTVVIVHYGCTSIAYLKPKSENSIEQDLLLSVTYTIITPLLNPVVYSLRNKEVKDALCRAVGRNI